A stretch of the Nematostella vectensis chromosome 1, jaNemVect1.1, whole genome shotgun sequence genome encodes the following:
- the LOC5516325 gene encoding SET domain-containing protein 9, giving the protein MQRWLEKWTNYKYRFVPWIVFNLKNRTVREVPSNFQDKVASNDELFSSLKTFFNALDGNYSAQSALKVMRDVFGYQIEIQNSSIPGVGRGVFVTSGSIPRGRLVALYPGTVYWPYEPIMLQSVGNQFVFRCIDGIHIDGNDSGISKIIYRSIGKRDELGPYAPCDSSWLGSSLHNPLAIGQYVNNGSRNRPANVAYQELDIQVSELSVKLMKYVPNVWYGGDNIGRTNPFIRTVTLVSTCDIKEGEELFSSYFTVVN; this is encoded by the exons ATGCAAAGATGGCTGGAGAAATGGACAAACTACAAATACAGATTCGTTCCGTGGATAGTGTTTAATCTAAAGAACAG GACAGTAAGAGAAGTACCTTCAAATTTTCAAGACAAAGTAGCCTCAAACGATGAATTGTTCTCATCCCTGAAAACATTCTTCAATGCGCTTGATGGAAATTACAGTGCACAGTCAGCTCTCAAAGTCATGAGAGATGTATTTGGGTACCAAATAGAAATACAGAACAGTTCCATACCAGGGGTGGGCAGGGGAGTATTTGTCACTAGCGGTTCCATCCCTAGAGGAAGGCTTGTGGCGCTATACCCTGGTACCGTATACTGGCCTTATGAACCAATCATGCTCCAGTCTGTTGGTAACCAGTTTGTGTTCCGCTGTATTGATGGTATTCATATTGATGGGAATGACTCAGGGATATCAAAGATCATCTACAG ATCAATTGGCAAAAGAGATGAACTAGGGCCATATGCACCGTGCGACTCATCATGGCTTGGCTCCTCACTACACAACCCTTTAGCTATAGGCCAATATGTGAACAATGGATCAAGGAATCGCCCTGCTAATGTGGCTTATCAGGAACTTGATATCCAAGTATCAGAACTCTCAGTCAAACTTATGAAGTATGTGCCGAATGTTTGGTATGGCGGTGATAACATAGGGCGGACCAATCCATTTATCAGAACTGTCACCTTAGTATCAACTTGTGATATTAAAGAAGGAGAAGAATTATTTTCATCCTATTTTACAGTGGTCAACTAA
- the LOC5516356 gene encoding N(6)-adenine-specific methyltransferase METTL4 produces MNEGELQNIEYHRKVHCSIATAARSLISLGRQLGYFVSPSHQQSACLGTDNEIPKEHDNAVLDKAMHHHEHETASLVSLNGEIYILPSMSSFLNSDATKLQPVIEHVRSSRPFDLIVIDPPWYNKSAKRKRMYSFMSLWQIKALPVPELIAPGGLLAVWVTNKAKYIRFTRSELLPSWGVDVIAEWHWIKVTKTGEYVVGMESAHKKPYETLIIGRCNKQISHQARQQEGDSLHLDSTAKPIEYATRNYGESLPILPGASIDGGVKQVPEHQVICSVPCLKHSRKPPLGDVFKDFLPRHPHCLEMFARNLTPGWTSWGNQVLKFQHIGHFEQLDRETPSCSGNTTSTRPSMEKADKPEVEP; encoded by the exons ATGAATGAGGGAGAGTTACAAAATATCGAGTACCACCGCAAG GTACATTGTTCAATTGCAACTGCAGCTAGATCACTCATTTCGCTAGGTCGTCAACTGGGTTACTTTGTGTCGCCGTCCCATCAGCAATCAGCATGTCTTGGCACAGACAATG AAATACCAAAAGAACACGATAATGCTGTACTTGATAAAGCAATGCACCACCATGAACATGAAACAGCCTCCTTGGTATCGTTGAATGGAGAGATATACATTTTGCCTTCCATGTCCTCCTTCCTCAATTCTGACGCCACAAAACTGCAACCTGTGATAGAACATG taaggTCATCCAGACCCTTTGATCTAATTGTTATTGATCCGCCATGGTACAACAAatcagcaaaaagaaaaaggat GTACTCTTTCATGTCATTGTGGCAAATCAAGGCCTTGCCTGTCCCTGAGCTTATTGCTCCTGGAGGCTTGCTCGCTGTGTGGGTCACAAATAAGGCCAAGTACATCAGGTTTACAAGGAGTGAGCTGCTGCCTTCATGGGGGGTGGATGTCATTGCTGAGTGGCACTGGATCAAG GTAACAAAAACTGGAGAGTATGTTGTTGGCATGGAGTCAGCACACAAAAAACCATACGAGACACTCATCATTGGCCGGTGCAACAAGCAGATAAGCCACCAGGCAAGACAACAAGAGGGGGACTCTCTGCATTTAGACTCAACAGCTAAACCCATAGAGTATGCAACAAGAAACTATGGAGAAAGTTTACCAATCTTACCTGGTGCTTCTATTGATGGTGGTGTAAAACAGGTCCCTGAACACCAAGTCATTTGCAGCGTACCATGCCTGAAGCACTCTAGAAAGCCACCACTTGGAG ATGTATTCAAGGACTTTTTGCCCCGACATCCACACTGTCTAGAGATGTTTGCACGCAACTTAACCCCTGGTTGGACAAGCTGGGGAAATCAG GTTCTTAAGTTTCAACACATTGGACACTTTGAACAATTGGATAGAGAAACTCCTTCCTGCAGTGGCAACACAACTTCTACAAGGCCTAGCATGGAGAAAGCTGATAAGCCTGAAGTTGAGCCTTAG